The following are encoded in a window of Syntrophales bacterium genomic DNA:
- a CDS encoding OmpA family protein, with the protein MRIVTKILIFCLITVFAITIETTNAQVQPGQFSVGAYAGYITFDNERKLHDSPLGGIRLGYDFTRYFGLEGTFGLFNTAYDTPVKGKKEVKGVTYRLEGLLHLLPRSPIVPFLAVGGGGMNLDYPQGVSNSHRPIVDYGAGLKLFGGENWLMRLDVRHLYEFDTSRSDVEFTMGLSYLFGRKKEGLVYRTEETVMEETISAPLNLKVWPKSESENNLSWDPVTAAKAYRIYRDGKYLTQSETNQALDVGLSPATRYCYRVTALSATGKESATSNEACATTPAKRIAAPTEVTAKAVSDSQINVSWKETKGATEYRIYRDGVFLTTSKTPSLSDMGLKSATRYCYAVTAVGDDGQESVMSRTACDETFAPPKELKREAEAKALVLTQKEEKAAAQIAKELKEKGETRINILFDFDKANVKPKYHSELKKFAAVLLRDPTLNVVIEGHTDNIGGKEYNQKLSERRAQAVVKYLVEKFGVPAKQLSYKGYGMTKPIADNKTKEGRAKNRRVMAVVTYEIEKK; encoded by the coding sequence ATGCGAATAGTCACAAAAATTCTTATTTTCTGTCTTATTACAGTATTTGCAATTACCATAGAAACAACAAATGCTCAAGTTCAGCCAGGTCAGTTTTCCGTGGGTGCCTATGCTGGCTACATCACCTTCGACAACGAACGAAAGTTACACGACAGTCCACTTGGTGGAATACGTCTTGGGTATGACTTCACCCGTTACTTCGGCCTGGAAGGAACTTTTGGTCTCTTCAACACCGCTTACGATACACCCGTAAAAGGGAAAAAAGAAGTAAAGGGTGTCACGTACCGATTGGAAGGGCTACTCCATCTCCTCCCGAGAAGCCCCATAGTTCCCTTCCTAGCCGTTGGTGGTGGTGGCATGAACTTAGATTATCCGCAGGGTGTCTCCAATAGCCACAGACCTATTGTTGACTATGGAGCAGGGTTAAAGCTTTTCGGCGGTGAAAACTGGCTTATGAGGTTGGATGTGCGTCACCTCTACGAGTTCGACACTTCCAGAAGCGATGTGGAATTTACGATGGGTCTCTCTTATCTCTTCGGCAGGAAAAAGGAAGGTTTGGTCTACAGAACAGAAGAGACAGTTATGGAGGAAACGATTTCTGCACCACTTAACCTCAAAGTATGGCCCAAATCGGAAAGTGAAAACAACCTCAGCTGGGATCCAGTGACAGCTGCCAAGGCTTATCGCATCTATCGTGATGGCAAATATTTGACCCAATCAGAAACAAATCAGGCACTGGATGTAGGTCTTTCACCAGCAACACGTTACTGCTACAGGGTAACGGCACTGAGTGCGACGGGAAAGGAATCTGCAACAAGTAACGAGGCATGTGCAACCACACCCGCGAAAAGAATCGCCGCTCCCACAGAAGTCACTGCGAAAGCCGTATCCGATAGTCAGATAAACGTAAGCTGGAAAGAAACAAAAGGGGCAACGGAATACAGGATATATCGAGATGGTGTATTTCTCACCACTTCAAAGACACCTTCACTTTCCGACATGGGTCTCAAAAGTGCGACACGTTACTGTTACGCCGTTACAGCAGTTGGGGATGATGGACAGGAATCTGTCATGAGCCGAACGGCATGTGATGAAACCTTTGCACCTCCGAAGGAGTTAAAAAGGGAAGCTGAGGCGAAAGCTTTAGTTCTAACACAAAAGGAGGAAAAAGCGGCAGCTCAAATAGCAAAGGAGCTCAAAGAAAAAGGCGAGACAAGGATAAATATCCTCTTCGATTTTGACAAAGCCAACGTTAAACCAAAGTATCACAGCGAGCTTAAAAAATTCGCCGCTGTCCTACTTCGCGACCCAACTTTGAACGTTGTGATAGAGGGACATACAGACAACATAGGCGGTAAAGAGTACAACCAGAAACTATCAGAGAGAAGGGCCCAAGCCGTTGTAAAATACCTCGTGGAAAAATTCGGTGTGCCAGCGAAGCAGTTATCCTACAAAGGCTATGGAATGACGAAACCCATTGCGGATAACAAAACCAAAGAAGGACGGGCTAAAAACCGCCGCGTTATGGCCGTTGTAACTTACGAAATCGAGAAGAAGTAA
- a CDS encoding thioredoxin family protein, whose protein sequence is MGDISRIEIKGKYVGIVGLHAVLEEVAKKCSGLSEEQIGRELLSGVGRHNYIPRRAEGDYMKALLREFKRYIGEKVEEESPKGLRIVILGPGCARCDYLEQETRGALAELGLPADLEHISDPRAILKYKVMGTPALIINDRVVSVGKVLGKEEIKRFIGEVLSDASQEGG, encoded by the coding sequence ATGGGTGATATAAGTCGTATAGAGATTAAAGGCAAGTACGTGGGCATTGTGGGTCTCCATGCTGTACTGGAAGAGGTGGCAAAAAAGTGTTCAGGATTATCAGAGGAGCAAATTGGGAGGGAACTTTTGAGCGGTGTTGGGCGTCATAACTATATTCCTCGCCGGGCGGAAGGCGATTATATGAAGGCTCTTCTTAGGGAGTTTAAGAGATACATTGGAGAAAAGGTGGAGGAGGAGTCACCTAAAGGATTGCGGATCGTCATTTTGGGGCCGGGGTGTGCGCGTTGCGATTATCTGGAACAGGAAACCCGCGGAGCCCTTGCGGAGCTTGGGTTGCCTGCAGATTTGGAGCACATAAGCGACCCTCGGGCTATTTTGAAGTACAAAGTAATGGGGACACCGGCGCTCATAATTAATGACCGAGTCGTTTCCGTGGGTAAGGTCTTAGGGAAAGAGGAGATTAAAAGATTTATAGGTGAGGTTTTGAGTGATGCGTCGCAGGAAGGAGGTTGA
- the ppcA gene encoding phosphoenolpyruvate carboxylase translates to MKSRLIPKTMGTQHPDNVKRPFFAPRPLLEDELEIKEAYHSFKDLGIEEQMWDFEGKETDEHVVKKLLMKYGDFFKEKVLGRDCFLTIRLPNPAVQKAEGKILLETLESIPRNYDIAYLFYKKDVPPIFEVILPMTVSAKEIIRIEEYYDRFVFKKQNAYVSDIKIKDWIGKIRPRKINVIPLIERISELIKVDEIIREYLANSRLKRDYLRVFLARSDPALNFGYVSAFLALEIALLKLDRLEREAGVEIFPIVGAGCPPFRGHFTPENVENCLNAYPSAHTFTVQSSFKYDYPVEVVREAIEKINKHERSRPREVDEQKSMDIIARFMESYQRDIEKLAPLVNIIAPYIPKRRARALHVGLFGYSRGEGRVFLPRAIPFCAALYSIGIPPEILGFESLEKEDIEYLSQDENFVHDLRKAMRFACYDVIKKQLPELKIPETLQFDSDPEYAKLALSIWKAIKFDASNLDELVLEAAEFRNFLG, encoded by the coding sequence TTCGTTTAAAGATTTAGGAATTGAAGAGCAGATGTGGGATTTCGAGGGAAAAGAAACGGATGAGCACGTAGTAAAAAAGTTGCTCATGAAGTATGGGGATTTCTTCAAGGAAAAGGTGCTCGGTCGTGATTGTTTTTTGACTATTAGACTTCCTAACCCGGCTGTTCAGAAAGCCGAAGGCAAGATCTTGCTCGAAACGCTGGAGAGCATCCCAAGAAACTATGATATTGCGTACCTGTTCTATAAGAAAGATGTACCACCCATATTCGAAGTAATTCTCCCGATGACTGTCTCTGCAAAGGAAATCATCAGAATCGAAGAGTATTACGACAGATTTGTCTTCAAAAAACAAAATGCTTACGTCAGCGATATAAAAATAAAGGACTGGATTGGCAAAATCAGACCGAGAAAGATAAATGTTATTCCACTCATCGAAAGGATATCAGAACTCATTAAGGTGGATGAAATCATTCGTGAGTACCTCGCCAATTCAAGACTAAAACGCGATTATTTGAGAGTGTTTTTGGCGAGAAGCGATCCCGCACTTAATTTTGGTTACGTAAGTGCCTTTCTGGCTTTGGAAATAGCTCTCCTCAAACTGGATCGATTGGAGAGGGAAGCAGGCGTTGAAATATTTCCCATTGTAGGGGCGGGATGTCCGCCTTTCCGTGGTCATTTCACGCCTGAAAATGTGGAGAACTGCTTAAATGCCTATCCAAGCGCGCATACCTTTACAGTGCAATCATCGTTCAAGTACGATTATCCAGTGGAGGTTGTAAGGGAAGCCATCGAGAAGATAAACAAACATGAGAGGTCGCGACCGAGAGAAGTAGATGAGCAAAAATCGATGGATATAATCGCTCGATTTATGGAGAGCTATCAGAGAGATATCGAAAAACTTGCTCCCCTGGTTAATATCATTGCTCCTTATATTCCAAAGAGAAGGGCGAGGGCCCTTCATGTGGGTTTATTCGGTTATTCCCGCGGTGAGGGCAGGGTATTTCTACCCAGAGCAATCCCATTCTGTGCGGCTCTTTATTCGATAGGTATTCCTCCTGAGATTTTGGGATTTGAATCTTTGGAGAAAGAGGACATTGAATATCTGAGTCAGGACGAGAATTTTGTCCATGACTTGAGAAAGGCTATGCGCTTTGCTTGTTACGATGTGATTAAAAAACAACTTCCGGAACTGAAAATTCCAGAAACACTCCAGTTCGATTCAGATCCCGAATATGCGAAGTTGGCACTTTCCATATGGAAGGCCATAAAGTTTGACGCTTCCAATTTAGACGAATTAGTTCTGGAGGCTGCAGAGTTCAGAAACTTTTTGGGTTAA
- a CDS encoding DMT family transporter, protein MAWFFFSLLSAFSLATADAITKRYFSSLSPLSMGFLRLICTLPWLFLSLPFIPDFKIEGEFWICIAFGLPLEVVAFYCYMRAIKVSPLSLTLPFLAFTPVFISLTGWIILDERVSLCGFAGIVLIVLGAYTLNLSSAREGFLMPFKAILKEQGSWLMFLVAFIYAFTSVMGRKAILHSNPFFFAVIYNLALTGLVAFIYPVMEGGACKKLYAGVRVAPVILLGLVEAISILSHVFALSLTQTAYMIALKRTSVLFGVLYGALLFSEEQIKERFLGAFLMLIGVFVMASVS, encoded by the coding sequence ATGGCCTGGTTCTTCTTTTCCCTTTTATCCGCCTTCAGCCTCGCCACAGCTGATGCGATAACTAAGCGTTATTTCTCAAGTCTATCCCCTCTGAGCATGGGTTTTTTGCGTCTTATATGCACTTTACCCTGGCTCTTTTTGTCTCTACCGTTCATCCCAGATTTCAAGATTGAAGGTGAATTCTGGATATGCATTGCTTTTGGTTTGCCCCTGGAGGTGGTTGCCTTTTACTGCTACATGAGGGCTATCAAAGTTTCACCGCTTTCGCTCACACTTCCTTTCCTTGCCTTCACTCCAGTGTTCATATCCTTGACGGGATGGATCATACTCGATGAAAGGGTGAGTCTCTGCGGTTTTGCCGGTATTGTTCTAATTGTATTGGGCGCTTATACGCTTAATTTGTCCAGCGCAAGAGAGGGTTTTCTCATGCCTTTTAAAGCGATTCTTAAAGAACAGGGGTCGTGGCTTATGTTTCTCGTCGCTTTTATTTACGCTTTCACGTCTGTTATGGGTAGAAAGGCTATTTTGCACTCAAATCCCTTCTTCTTTGCTGTAATTTACAACTTGGCCCTAACTGGTTTGGTGGCTTTTATCTATCCAGTAATGGAAGGTGGTGCATGCAAAAAGCTGTATGCTGGCGTTAGGGTAGCGCCCGTCATTCTTCTCGGTCTTGTGGAAGCAATTTCCATACTGAGTCACGTATTCGCCCTTTCTCTTACCCAGACGGCCTATATGATTGCCCTAAAGAGGACAAGTGTGCTTTTTGGTGTGCTCTACGGGGCCTTACTTTTCAGTGAAGAGCAAATAAAAGAGAGATTCTTGGGTGCTTTTTTGATGCTTATCGGTGTATTCGTTATGGCAAGTGTTTCTTGA
- a CDS encoding radical SAM protein, whose translation MAITERVVKSVLSPSKIYDYALNPYIGCSHGCRYCYAQFMKRFTGHKEPWGTFVDVKINAPELLTRELDKKKRGRVWVSGVCDPYQPAEEKFIITRRCLEMLISRGWAFTIQTKSALVLRDMDLFLKARDCEVGFSITTTDDGIRRLFEPNAAPIDMRIEALDKMHSLGIRTYAMIAPILPGAEDLVKDLKGKVDYIIVDRLNYHYADRVFKAHSLPLASEEDFYRPVVNRIRNMCRDAQIPCEIIC comes from the coding sequence GTGGCAATAACTGAACGCGTTGTCAAGAGTGTTCTTAGTCCCTCAAAGATTTACGACTATGCCCTGAATCCATACATAGGTTGTTCACATGGTTGTCGTTACTGCTATGCCCAATTCATGAAGAGATTTACAGGCCATAAGGAACCCTGGGGCACCTTTGTTGATGTAAAGATCAACGCTCCGGAACTCTTAACTCGGGAACTGGACAAGAAAAAAAGGGGTAGAGTGTGGGTAAGTGGTGTATGTGACCCTTACCAGCCGGCGGAGGAGAAATTCATCATTACGAGACGTTGTCTTGAAATGCTCATCTCACGGGGTTGGGCATTTACTATTCAGACAAAGTCAGCCCTTGTCCTCAGGGATATGGATCTCTTTCTGAAAGCGAGGGATTGTGAAGTTGGGTTTTCTATCACTACGACAGATGATGGGATAAGGCGACTCTTTGAACCCAACGCTGCACCCATTGACATGAGGATAGAAGCACTGGATAAGATGCATTCTTTGGGGATTAGAACTTATGCGATGATCGCTCCTATTCTCCCCGGGGCGGAGGATCTGGTTAAGGATCTAAAAGGAAAGGTGGATTACATCATTGTCGACCGCTTGAACTATCACTACGCTGACAGAGTCTTTAAAGCTCACTCACTTCCCCTGGCAAGTGAAGAAGATTTTTACCGTCCTGTTGTTAATCGCATAAGAAACATGTGCCGTGACGCTCAAATACCCTGCGAAATAATCTGTTGA
- a CDS encoding DsbA family protein — protein sequence MGFQKVNFIRKRVVKGLVIGLSVLMFVLVIAYLSVGSTEEEKLPTFGSGPVLVRLYTDYFCPPCSAMESAIEPLILTLVKQGLIKVVFVDTPFHRFTPLYASYFLKANAAKGDIDHALRVRRLLFEAAANKSLTTEVRLMELFQRESIPIREINEKAVFDFFNSCIKEDNIDATPSCVIVKGGKKEKFVGGPDIVRALRAIGP from the coding sequence ATGGGTTTCCAAAAGGTGAATTTTATCAGGAAGAGGGTAGTGAAGGGGTTGGTGATTGGTCTTTCTGTCCTTATGTTTGTTTTAGTAATTGCTTACCTAAGTGTGGGAAGCACTGAAGAAGAAAAGCTACCCACCTTTGGGTCGGGTCCAGTGCTGGTAAGGCTTTATACGGATTACTTCTGTCCTCCTTGCAGTGCGATGGAATCGGCCATTGAACCTCTGATATTAACACTCGTGAAACAGGGATTGATAAAGGTGGTCTTTGTAGATACGCCATTTCACAGATTTACACCCCTTTATGCGAGTTACTTTTTAAAGGCAAACGCAGCAAAAGGTGACATCGACCATGCCCTTCGCGTGCGGAGGTTGCTCTTTGAAGCGGCAGCGAACAAGTCTTTGACTACTGAGGTGAGACTGATGGAGCTCTTCCAGCGCGAGTCCATACCCATAAGAGAGATAAATGAGAAAGCTGTTTTTGACTTTTTTAACTCGTGCATAAAGGAAGACAATATTGACGCTACACCCTCCTGCGTGATTGTGAAAGGAGGAAAGAAGGAAAAATTCGTTGGTGGTCCGGACATTGTAAGAGCACTAAGGGCAATTGGCCCGTAA